The Arcanobacterium pinnipediorum genome includes a region encoding these proteins:
- a CDS encoding FtsW/RodA/SpoVE family cell cycle protein — protein MQVRHPAADLHQPDLARRNVILHSLLLMVASSLMLIAIGVFMVFSATAPSSISAVAHDPTTQLFSVALRQLIFAVIGIIGAIVLALIPFQFFKRISPVLLLLGLFLQSLVLLQDGEGVAGNNNWLRIGNAALQPSEFLKLAMIIWLAMMLSRLSLAEIQTYKTIVIPALGFGISIGVVVLGGDVGTGLIFVLIGAGLFWLSGMRARQLVPLAFIFGFAGTILVVIRPSRLYRVGDYLANLFTLPGTITPTQSDYALFAFGSGGVTGAGIGAGKEKWRDLAEAHTDFIFAVIGEELGLIGVVTVILLFLALGWSLLRIAMNHRDRYAQLLAVGAALWLCGQAFANMWVVTGLLPVFGVPLPFVSMGGSSMMATVWMLGVVAATTMDVPGVKESLTVRRGLVRQARALIRRK, from the coding sequence ATGCAGGTACGCCACCCAGCAGCAGATCTCCACCAACCAGATCTAGCGCGCCGCAACGTTATCTTACATTCCTTGCTACTGATGGTGGCCTCGTCGTTGATGTTGATCGCCATCGGTGTTTTCATGGTTTTTTCCGCCACTGCGCCCTCATCCATCTCTGCCGTGGCGCACGATCCAACAACGCAACTATTTTCTGTTGCGCTCCGGCAATTAATCTTCGCTGTGATTGGTATCATCGGGGCAATCGTTCTTGCACTGATTCCATTTCAGTTCTTCAAACGAATATCTCCAGTGTTGTTGCTCTTGGGACTCTTCCTCCAATCACTTGTTTTACTCCAAGATGGTGAGGGAGTTGCGGGCAACAACAACTGGTTACGCATCGGCAATGCGGCCTTGCAGCCCTCTGAGTTTCTAAAACTCGCAATGATCATCTGGCTTGCGATGATGCTCTCACGGCTGTCCCTAGCCGAGATCCAAACGTATAAAACTATCGTTATTCCAGCACTCGGTTTTGGAATCTCGATTGGCGTTGTTGTTTTGGGCGGCGACGTCGGTACCGGCCTGATCTTCGTCCTGATCGGTGCTGGCCTGTTTTGGCTCTCTGGTATGCGCGCCCGTCAATTGGTTCCCCTCGCGTTCATCTTCGGCTTTGCGGGAACGATTCTGGTGGTTATTCGACCTTCGCGGCTTTATCGAGTCGGTGACTATCTTGCCAATCTTTTCACTCTGCCTGGCACGATTACTCCAACCCAATCTGACTACGCCCTCTTTGCGTTCGGCTCTGGTGGTGTTACCGGTGCCGGAATCGGTGCCGGAAAAGAAAAGTGGCGTGACTTAGCTGAGGCTCATACTGATTTTATTTTTGCAGTCATTGGAGAAGAACTAGGCCTGATTGGTGTTGTTACGGTAATTTTACTGTTTTTAGCTCTTGGATGGTCCCTGCTTCGGATTGCCATGAATCACCGGGATCGATACGCACAACTGCTCGCGGTAGGAGCGGCATTGTGGCTGTGCGGCCAGGCATTTGCCAATATGTGGGTAGTTACCGGGCTATTGCCAGTATTTGGTGTTCCATTGCCGTTTGTGTCAATGGGGGGTTCATCTATGATGGCAACGGTGTGGATGCTTGGGGTAGTTGCGGCAACGACGATGGATGTGCCGGGCGTCAAAGAATCCTTAACTGTGCGACGCGGACTTGTTCGCCAGGCTCGAGCGCTTATACGGAGGAAATAA
- a CDS encoding UDP-N-acetylglucosamine--N-acetylmuramyl-(pentapeptide) pyrophosphoryl-undecaprenol N-acetylglucosamine transferase — translation MVLSVVLCGGGTAGHVNPLIASAQAIRSLVPEARITAVGTASGLENELVPAAGFDLALVERAPFPRRLNRQALKFPARFMRAVKQSRKILRDAQASCVIGFGGYASTPIYWAARREGIPIIVHEANAVPGMANKLGARYARVVALTFPSTPLQAKNGITVTVGLPLRPAIAQLANSDPAERQHRRESAARRFGLDPLRSIVVVSGGSLGAVKLNETMQEAGPNLRAQILHITGKDKDGDVRRAVGENRDYVVVDYVTDMEEVYALADVLIARSGAGMVSEAATLGIPTVFVPLPIGNGEQARNAHDVVEAGGGILVDNSDFTPQWVAENLPALLDPERQALMSAQGRRVAPSDAATKLAQYAIESAGES, via the coding sequence ATGGTGTTGAGTGTTGTGTTATGTGGCGGTGGCACTGCTGGTCATGTCAATCCATTGATCGCTTCAGCCCAAGCGATTCGCAGTCTAGTTCCCGAGGCGCGAATAACGGCTGTGGGCACGGCCTCCGGTTTAGAAAACGAACTCGTGCCAGCTGCAGGATTCGATCTAGCATTAGTCGAACGTGCCCCATTCCCGCGGCGGCTTAATCGTCAAGCACTGAAGTTTCCAGCTCGATTCATGCGGGCGGTAAAACAGAGCCGGAAGATACTGCGCGACGCGCAAGCCTCGTGCGTTATTGGATTTGGTGGTTATGCATCAACGCCAATATATTGGGCAGCTCGCCGGGAAGGAATCCCGATTATTGTCCATGAGGCCAACGCGGTTCCGGGGATGGCAAATAAGTTGGGTGCTCGCTATGCCCGCGTGGTGGCGTTGACGTTTCCCTCTACACCGTTACAAGCAAAGAATGGAATTACGGTTACCGTCGGTTTACCGCTACGTCCCGCAATAGCACAGTTAGCCAATTCTGACCCAGCTGAGCGCCAACACCGGCGTGAGAGTGCTGCACGGCGTTTCGGTTTAGATCCCCTACGTTCCATTGTAGTTGTTTCTGGTGGTTCTCTCGGTGCCGTTAAACTCAATGAAACAATGCAAGAAGCCGGTCCGAATCTTCGCGCCCAGATACTCCATATCACGGGAAAAGATAAGGATGGAGACGTTCGTCGCGCAGTTGGTGAAAATCGTGACTACGTCGTCGTCGATTATGTGACGGACATGGAAGAAGTCTATGCGTTAGCCGATGTGTTAATCGCCCGTTCCGGGGCCGGTATGGTTTCCGAGGCTGCTACGTTAGGTATCCCAACCGTCTTCGTGCCCCTGCCGATTGGAAATGGAGAGCAAGCCCGAAATGCGCACGACGTCGTCGAAGCTGGTGGCGGGATTTTAGTAGATAACAGTGATTTCACGCCACAGTGGGTGGCAGAAAATCTACCTGCCTTACTTGATCCGGAGCGTCAGGCTCTTATGAGCGCACAAGGGCGCCGGGTTGCACCCTCAGATGCAGCCACGAAGCTGGCACAATACGCGATCGAAAGTGCAGGAGAGTCATGA